The segment TTGTTTGAGTTTGCTGTGTGTTATAAAAGAGAGGATTGCTATTCTCTGAAAGGTGCAAGGAGGTTAACAGATAGCTCTGGGCTCCTGAGGCTCCACCGTCATTAAATTTCATTACACAAACTCAAGTGCTGCCGTAATGctcttcagaggaagaagaggtGGGCTCCAGACAGAGAGTGCATCAATAAATCATGAGCCCAGTCATGGCCCAAAGCCAGCAGAAAGATTTGAATGACCGTTGGAAATGTGTCGCCTTGGGATGTCATATTTGGGCTTTCCAAGACCTCCATTACAAAAATGTACCATGGTAACCACAGGTTCCACCGTTGAAAACACAAAGGAACATTGaaacttatttttattactgtaataCAGGGCtgcccaaacttttttttctcagccaaaaactaatatttacatgAGCTACCCCAgagattttaagtaaatatttcagtaatttaacacaTTTGCTTGGTCACGGTTCTCTAATGTTGggtaatggtcacatgacatgcaggtaagcGAATATTGaattctttttatttcagttcttctaattttacagtgtaattacattTGCAAACCCCAGTTTTGGGAATGCCTGTAAAATTAATCTTTAATTAATTAGTATAAGCTCTTCTAAgataagttttctttttttaatggcaGTGGTGGCAAATACCACGTAATACCATATTAGCTTTAGCGTATTAACAATAACTTGAATATTTTGCCAGACGATGTGATTACCAtggtccttttttttttctttttttttttttcaaaaagctcAAATTCATTAGTTACTGTTGTCAGGCGTGGCAGTATTTTCTGTTGTGCAAGGAATTGTGTGAAATTCTTGTGAAACTTCCACACTAAGGCTAAAAAATTAGTTTCTGTCTAGTAAAACATTTTTACCATTGTAGAATTAGTAGGAATTTTGTTATTTACCGTTAAAATGTAATACTTTCTGTCCAATAACTAATAATGGGCAATTATTTAATAATCCAGTTTTTAAATCTGTATTGTTGGCATTTTATTTCAAacatcatttacataaaaatttCAATTTGATTTATGGTAGTAAGGATGACTTCTTGATTTACTATGTTTGAAATAATGGACAACGTTCAATATCTTCCCATTCAGATTGTCGTTTATCTTATCACTTTGAAAAGGGAAGTGTAGGAAAAGTGTGCGTTAggggtgttttgtttttgtccgTTTTTACCACCTGCCAACCATGTTGTGAAAGATTTAACCGATGGCAGTGACTTGCTCCCATACACCAAGCACAAACGTtctgattttatttgtttaaacttACACACCCACTCTAGCGAAGACTCATTTCATTTTTATGGCATGAAAGGTCAGCTATAAATCCCACTGCTTTATAGACATTGTAAAACATCTCTTCCACCACCCTCTCATATGTTATTTCAATTGTATTAAATGTGGAATTAGTTTTGTACCATCCCCTCACCCCTCTTTCTCTTTTAATGACAGGACGGCGAGGATACGTTCAACCGCGCCAAACTGCTCAACATTGGTTACGCTGAGGCTCTGAAGGAGTATGACTACGATTGTTTCATCTTCAGTGATGTAGACCTCATCCCAATGGATGACCGCAACCTCTACAAGTGCTATAATCAGCCCAGGCATCTGTCTGTGTCTATGGACAAGTTTGGATTCAGGTATTTCTGTTCTTTGTTATCTCATGTTGTGACTTAGTGGTGTATTTTTTTTACCTGCCGgaatacatttatattcatttggATAGCAAATACACAGGTGATATGGAACAAACATGGTTTGTTTGCACATGGTATTTAGACAAGTTAATCTCTGAAATACCTTGGAGTATCATGTTGGCTGAATGCATGTGCAAATTTATATACTGCGGTGTACATATTTACATGAATATCAGCAGGCAGTACTGCATTACAGTAGCTTTTATTGCTGTAGATTTATACATAGATTAAGATATACAGTCACAGAGATTTAAAACAACACTCTCTTCTAAATACCACTGTATATGAATATGGAAATCATTCATTTCCATGGTATATACCAAATTACACCTATATCTACAGTACCATGGTTCCACTACAGTACTTTAAGTCTAAGATATCTGTAGTCCTGAGCTTTGATGTGAAAATATGAGGATATGAAATCCAAATGTTGTATGATCAGATTCTCAGTGGTTGGTCTATGAACATTGTGTTCCTAAAATAATATTCTGGGTTATAGTTGCTGTAAATGTGTTTATGAGTACTGAGGATGAGTCAACTTTATTTTCATTGGAAATCCACAGCAGGCCACAGATGCTGTTGATTTAACCAGGTCATATTTAATCCAGAATATCTTTTAACATTAGGTTACGCCTGCTGGACTTTGACCTGTAATAaataagtcactttagataaaagcgtcagataaatgataAAGTAGTGGCGTTTGAATGGGAATATTTTAGCGACGTCACACATGATTCCCATTAGGGCCTATAAGAGCTCAACTCTCTGTCTTAAATTAAACTGTAGCTTGTTGGAGCGGCTTGTACCAGTGACCTCCAGCACAAGTTCTGTGTAACATAAGAATGCTGTATGTGAAGGCGTGTGTGCGTTCGCGTGTGTCCTTTTGAAATTACAGTGTGTAATGAGGAAGCGATAAAGGTTAGGTTTTATACTTGTGTTGTTCTTTTGTAACCTATGTTGGCAGACTTTTATAAGGTTTTAACAGCGTTCAAGAGCTGGGAGGTTTCTTTTATTCCCCACAGAACTTCAAAAGCATCTGGATGTAGTTTGTAATTTTCAAGAGTTAGCGTGTGGAAGAACGTCAGACGAGAGCGGGCCAGAACCTGATGAAGGATAGTGTTCAAACAGAGACACCTTTGTGTAGAGACAGTTATGTAGAAACTAAGCAAAATAGCTGTCAAATGATAACGAATGACGTGAAGTTTGGACAGACGTttggcttaaaaaataaaaaataattgtgcttTGGCATGATTTCCGCTATAATTGTCCTGTGTttgaattttaatgtatttaaatgtatttgtttcccTCTCTATGCGGTTTGTGTTACTTTGAATGTTATTTTGAATGCATGTTCACTTTACCTGACCGTGACTTCGCAGTTTCTAAAGGGACAGTCCCCCTAAACGTTaagttatattataatttacCAGTGCTGGGTTACTACTGATTACATgcaatctggattatgtaatcagagttaaaaaatatatagattagattatattacattCTAAATTTTCATATTAGATTATAGTTACTTTTTATAAATTGCATGATTACTAATTATTTATACAGTGGCAGTAAGTTATTCATAATTTACTGATTCtccctaatttaaaaaaaaaaaaattcctctctcttttcaaattttcctttataAAAAATCTGAATGTGTGTCATATAGTTGAACTTTGAATATTCACAATATTGAATGGCTATGTAAATCTTCATGTAAATCAATTTCTGCTTCAgaatttggggacaaaagcacctctaattatttaattttaaataatttaacacaTTCACATGTTCACAGTTCTCTGATGTCAGTTCATGGTCACATTGACATGCATGTCAACAAATGAACTAtttcaaatgtaaacattttatttaaattattaattttaattagactttttattaaatatgatttttcatCAATTCATAAACCCTGTGCAGGTCTTTCACTGAAATAATGCAGTGATTTTTATTGCAGGTTTGAACATTTTTAGAGGCTAGTGATGGGATGTGGTGATTGATGTCACATTGAGATTATTGTAACTACTAGATGACGTTTTTTGACACAAGACTGTTGAAACTGTACATTTTATGTCAACTACTTATAATTGGAAtcagatgacagaattttattagAAAATTCCTTTAAAGCTGGTTAGGTTTAAAACTTTGTTCTTTGGTGTTTTCCAAAAGAATACAGATGTAAAATAATGCAGTGATTTACAGTAGGTATTAACAATAAGAGTTATGTATCCATTTTAGTGTTATTAAAGGGCTAGAGAAACAAATAATAGCAACTCTGGGTAGAGGGTTCAAGTGGTGCTCTTGTGGTTTGCTTAACTTTTTTAGAAGTCAGTGAAGGTATACTCAGATTTCAAGTTATTTGACTGGAAGTAACTCTTTGTGAGTGTGACctctataaaataatacaaaataaattgaaCATATTGTCTAAGATATACTATTACTATAActactatttttttctgtttaatttgaaataGTCCTGCTGTTTAACCCATTCATTTTTAGAAGAACAAATATTAGATACAttttggcattttttttattttttattttttaatgtaacacaaaacactgcaatttattattaattaatattgtttattattaataaattaatcaattaatttctTTTCAGAGATAATGATAGATAACAATTTCTGGTGCCCTTAGTTTGGTCAAAAGTATCTCACACCAAACGGGTTAAACTGCGTGGTGTGTTTCCTGACGGCCAACTATTGCTATGGTTATCACTATGTCAACCATCACACGTTTCTTTGGGTTAGTAAGAGTGACACCACCTGATCATTTACAAGACCAAACTGGCTTACAGCAAAACACAGAGGCAGCAGATGTTTAAGGGCCAGTTCTCATTAGTGCACCGTCATTGAAACACTCATGTCCCTGCAGAGCAAAACCAAGCTATATGCTGCACTTCTTGCACCTGACATAGCAACTGCCACCCAACACACGCAACAGTTCCTCagtgtttctgtctctctctctctgtttccaaCAGGTTGCCATATGCACAGTACTTTGGTGGCGTGTCATCCCTGAGCAAGGAACAGTATCTGAAGATCAACGGCTTCCCAAACAACTACTGGGGCTGGGGAGGAGAAGATGATGACATATTCAACAGGTCCGagaactcttaaaaaaaaaaaatactccacccaaaaatgacaattctatacttatttactcaccctcatcttgTTCCAGACCCATCTACTGAGTGCTTTTTTTGTGGCACACACAAAAATTAGTTCAATAAATAAATCTTCACAGATTTGTACTATACAATAGCAGTTTATAGTTCTATAAACcatttctgccatggaataaaaaaagaaatgaaaaagtaACTGCAACTTTTCATCTCACAATGCAGccctttttttttatgaactccAAAAATTTCAGTTGCAAGATGGAattgtgaggggaaaaaaatctgaattttgagatataagATATTATAGAAGAGATATTGCTTGCTGAAAATAATAGCAAACAAGTTTAGAAcatcatgagggtgagaaaacaaTGGCAGAAAAGCACAGTGTGAAATCGAGTTGTAAGTCTAGTTTGAATGCTCCTTTACATTGAAAAACACAGTTTAATGTGTTTCCATGCTTCATTCAGTGGTCTGTCTTTTAGTGCAGTTAACCGAGAaaacctctgaaaaaaaaaacagaaacgttAATTCAGCCGAGGGTTCCATTTTAAGTCTCACACTTTCTGTTGCTGTACTGTCAGCATGGCATTGCAAAATCACAGAACACATACACGGATatccaaatgtttggggtcagaaagattcttctcttttttttttttaaagaaattattacttttgtttAGCGAGGACTTGTGGAAGGAATTGTTACGGAAAAACAATTccgtaaaaaaaaactattttaaataaaaatgctgtttctttctattgatcatagaatcctgaaaaaaaatatcttggttttttttttttttttagaaatattaagAACCACTGTTTtcaatgttaattaaaataataagaattcTGTTGTTCTGTATGTTTCTCGAGCACCATtattagatttctgaaggatcatgtggctctgaagactggagtaatactgctgaaaattcagctttgcatcacaggaataaattacattttaaaatatcttttaaaatgtatatatttcaaaatattactgtttttaatgtattcttaaatacagccttgacgagcagaagagacttctttaaagcTTTCTCTTTGAATAGTTTCAAGCTGTTTGTGAACAGATAAGATGCACCCGGACACGGCAACACcgtatggtgaggggcgtaacatttccgtcacacgcttgagatattcagccaatcacaatgcactgaataTTATTAAACtgcatgcatttcagaaagggaaacaataatgtacagtatgtgaaaaatataGTGTTTTTAACGTTTAAAAGCATGAACTCATTGCATTAGACCAAatagacaaaataatgttcttcttagctatgtcatatgacccctttaaaaaatagtttcaaaaatcttaccgacctcaAACGTTTGACCTGTAATGTAGTTGAAAAGAATAGCATAGTATTACTGAAATGtcctggttctatgttcataacaGCTGGGAGCTACAGCCTTGTTTTTGCTGTGGAACATTCAGGAAACTACTTGCAGAGAAGGAAACTGCTTATAATATTTGAAAATCCAAATAACACTGGCTTTAAGTTATCTGTCTGGCAGATAAAACAACCGGTGAAGGAAAGCATTAGCAATGACCCAGAGCAACTGCAGAACAATGTGAATAGGTGCCTGCCCCCTTTTTTCAGCTACTATGATTCatttttccaatacaaataaaaaaaaaaagtcttcgtTTAAgtgttaaaaggttagttcagccaaaaatgaaaattttgcaattaatgactcaccctcatgtcgttcgaaacctgaaaaaaacacatcagcagcgttgtatgtcagcagcgtcactgcagtgctgtgaacacactcacaacagacccggaagagaaggcaatgctgaataaagttgtaattttttttttttttggaccaaaatgtattttcgatgcttcaacaaattctaactgaccctctgatgtcacatggactacttcgaagatgtttttcttacctttctaaccatggacagtataccatgcacacattttcaatggagggacagagagctctcggactaaatctaaaatatcttaaactgtgttccgaagatgaacgaaggactcatgggtttgaaatgacattaatgacatcattttcatttttggctgaactaaccctttaaagtactATAAGCCGTAAACCAGGCCCCAACCAGTAATGAGAATtacaaacttaaatatttaagCGTTTAACACCCTCAGAACTCACAGTAGCTCTGTCTAAAAGAAAATCAATGACATTTCCATTTCCAGAACCCGACTGACACACTCTGTAAAACTCTGAAGATCTTAACAAGTCAAGCAAGACTATTTCCAATCAAACAAGTTCATCTTGTATCTACACAAATCAGGAAAGATCAGTATCTATCATGTTTACTGACACCTTTAAAGGGACCGTTCAcctaaaatgaaatgtttttaaatgattaggtttttttttccattggggtccaatgttgttctTCTCCACTTATAATGTGTCTAGACCAATACGGTTTGAATCAGATGTATTAATCATGGACTGAAAAGAGGCTGATATGAGCTGCATGTTTTCACAGGGTTGCCTCCAAAGGGATGTCTATATCAAGGCCTGATGGGATCATTGGAAGATGTAGAATGATCCGCCATGATCGAGACAAACAAAACGACCCCAATCCACAGAGGTACTAAAACATATTACAGCTGTAAAGTACTCTGATAATCTCACTGGTTAAATACATTGCCACATTTAAAAGGTGAAATTGCGTGGGGGTGATAAAGTACTTTGTTACATACACGTAATTGAAAGTGATAAGTAACCCCTCATATCAGTTGAATGCCAGATTTGTTTAGTGATTTAAAATGACATGTACAAAGTTATAGAAAGTCCTGCTTTGGGTAATTTTAATTGTCATTTCCTGTAACAGGTTTGACCGAATCGCTCACACAAGGCAAACAATGGCAAGAGATGGGATCAATTCATTAACATATAAGGTTGTTAATATCGAGAAAGACCAGCTATTCACCAAAATCACAGTGGATGTGGGAAAACAAGACCAACATAAAACTGAGTAAACCCGCAGCGCTGGCTGTCCAAACCAAATGTGCCTTCATAGTCAAATGGATCATTTTCAAAGTGGATTCTATATTCTTAAAAAGACACGTAAGTACTTAGAAATGTATGttttgccatctttgcacatgtGGTGGTGAACACATGGGTCTGGACTCCTTTTGTCCACTGTatcagaactgttcagctgctaAAGGACATACACAAGGGTTTCATGTTGTCCTCAAGGCGACGGATCAACCTTGTTCTGTCTGACACCTCTGCTGAGGAAAGACTATATTTTGAGCCATTCAATGAAAGCAGCCAATTAAAGTGAACTGAATTGCTGATGAAAATATCCTTGTGGTGGGACAAAGTATGTGAGTTGCTGTGTATGGGATTATTtagttgtgtgtgtttgaaagcgAATATTTAAAGGATCGATTTTGTTAATCAACACCtaagcaatgcaaaaaaaaaaacatttctaacatTTCAAGGGTTGATTCAAGCAAACTGGCATTTTTGGGCTGTCACATCTTTGTTTACTTCAATTACGAATTGCATCTCATTATCTCGTTGCTGTACCAGGTTATATGTACTTCACAGAGCCTTTTAAATGATATCTCTCTTTGGTAGGAGTGAGATGTCTGAATGTATTTGCCTGCATGGTTTTTATTCTCAAGTGCTTGATGTGTATTGGACCATTGTTATGTTTGCTGGAACACCAAAGTGGCAGCCTTTCATCTTCAGACATTAATTTCCTCCTTTCCGTTTGGTGCATTATCTTTTTGATTGCAATCAAATGCAGCATTATCAGGCCAAGCTTTCAAATTTGCAGTTCCTTTTCTTGGTTTGTGGCCATTAATGGCATTGTGAATTTCTCAGATCTATGCTGGCTATTAAGGACACAAGAATATTCAAGCTCTCTGTAACGAAAACATGAAGCCATTGAGAACTTTGCCGAATTgccctgtttttcttttctctcacatATGCTGGTCTGCTCTTAAATTCTTTTGAGCAAAgaaaacagtgttttattttaaaacctgtCATTGCAGAAACCAAAACTGCCTTTCAACTCTGTCTGGGGATGAAATGCAGACGAAGCAAATGAATGTATGTCAGCTGTTTGCTCAAGTGCTTTTCAAGATGGCGACTAACAGCCCATTCACAATGTACTGAATGTTTAAGTTGCGCCAGCCAAATTCTTTCCTCTGCGCCAAGCACCCCAAAAGACCCATAGATTTTCTTTCCAGCTTTAAATACTCTCCAATGCCTTATGAAAAGTCCTTGCACCAGGAAAGAAAACTACCTCTCCACACGGCACGGCACTCACAAGCAGAAGGGATAAGCGGCTAATGCTGTCTCTCAAACCAAATGCTTTGGCAAATAATCTTGGGCTTTTTTTTTCGTCTTATAGGTCAGTTAAAGCGAGGTATAAATCTGTTTAGACAATGGTCTTTGTTTGAGAGCCAGCacataatacattttctttttctttgtataATTCTTTGGTTTGTTCCTCTGACAGTGAACAATGAACGTAATTTGGAATTAtggaaagtaaataattaaaccGTGTTTGATTTCactttgcttgtgtgtgtgtgttgtgaattgtAAAACAAGGCAGTCACGTGACATGTTTGGCCAGAGGCAGCTAGAAGACCATAACAGGCCATCGTTTAACTTTCCATGCACACAAACCAGTAAATTCTGCCTAACCACCAATGTGACCTTCAGAACTAATGGTTTATTTCAAGTTAAAAGCCATCCCTTGTCGTTAGGGTGTTTAATTCCTGGTTGTTCCAGCTAAATGATGATCACAGGTGTGGAACGCTTCTGTGCACTTCCTCATGAAATCCCCAACTAGTCAAGGAGAAATAACTGGGATTCTTAAGCACTCAGAGAATTAGAACATTGTTTGCTCAAAGTCTGCCTCCCCATGGAGAGACAAACCTGTTTCCTGGTGAACAAACTGGCTAGAGACTCTCAGGTGGCAAGACAAGATTAATGATCCGTGTTTTAACAACCTCAGCATGGCCTGTTCCTGACCTGTCCAGAACACATGCGGCTCATATTTCAACCTAAATGTGTGGATGATACTGTTGACACATTTCTACATGCAAAGTTATGAAACAATGATCTGCCCTCAACAAAAAAATAAGTAgtctgtgttttattttacattaatcaccagTAAGACAAACCATGATTATAAAAAGTGGGTGGAGAGATTGAATTGTTTAACACGCTGAAGAAGGCGTTCATCTGCAGCTTTCAGTGTGAATGGT is part of the Carassius carassius chromosome 33, fCarCar2.1, whole genome shotgun sequence genome and harbors:
- the LOC132113856 gene encoding beta-1,4-galactosyltransferase 1-like produces the protein MRDATVNFNLLHRTCSLVVLLCLLHISVTVIYYMRNSDSRQTFVQNQQNPQIHRKLTEQRGATEESSVPAVSNVTETERKLDTCPDSPPRLVGPLQVEFSDPVSLDLVRSENPALQPGGRSKPTDCIAQQRVAIIIPFRNRDEHLKYWLYYLHPILQRQQLDYGIYVINQDGEDTFNRAKLLNIGYAEALKEYDYDCFIFSDVDLIPMDDRNLYKCYNQPRHLSVSMDKFGFRLPYAQYFGGVSSLSKEQYLKINGFPNNYWGWGGEDDDIFNRVASKGMSISRPDGIIGRCRMIRHDRDKQNDPNPQRFDRIAHTRQTMARDGINSLTYKVVNIEKDQLFTKITVDVGKQDQHKTE